Sequence from the Deinococcus detaillensis genome:
AAGTACAGCCGAGCTGCAAGACGCCGCCGACTCCGAGCCGCTGCACTGGCTGGCCTCGCAACTCGGCAAGGGGCCGCGCCCGCTGACCCGCCGCCACCTGTTTGACGGCGCGTCCAGCGGCCTGCTCGCGCCCGTGCAGCATCAGGGCAGTTTGCTGGGGTTTTTTTACGCCGACCACACCCGCGAAGACCCGCCTAGCGAGCGCCACTTGCATTTGGCCCGCTCACTGACCGATCAGGTGGCCCTCTCGCTGAGCCGGGAGCGGCTGCTCAGCGCTCTGGCCCGCGAGGAAGCCCGCTACCGCTTGCTGGCCCACAGCGCCCACGACCTGATTCTCGCCGCCGACCCCGCCGGACGTGTGACCTACGCCAATCCGGCCAGTCAGCGCCTGCTGGGGCCAGTCGAGGGCCGCGAACTGTGGCCGCTGATGAGCGCCCCCGCTTTTTTGACGGCGTGGCAACTCTGTTTGGCCGAGCCAGAAAGCGGGGGAAGGTGCGAGATCGCCGTCAGCGGCCTGGAGCGCGAGTTGCGCTTGGAGGTGCGCCTGTCTGCCGTGACGGGGGGTGGCGCGGCGGGCGTGCAGGGCATGCTGCTGGTGGCCCGCGACCTTAGCGAACTCCAAACCCTCGCCGCCGAAATCCAGCGGCGCGGCCAGGAACTGGAGGCGGTGTCTGCCCGGCAAGGCGAGTTGCGGCAATTTCTGTCGCTGTTTACCCAGGCGCAGGAAGAAGAACGCCGGCGCATCAGCCGTGAGCTGCACGACGACACCGCGCAGGTGCTGGTGGCGCTGGGCCGCCGAATTGACCGTCTTGGACGTGATTTGACCGGCGAGAGCCGCGAGCGGGCCGCCGACATCCGGGCTGATCTCAACTCGGCCATCGAGAGTGTGCGCCGCTTCGCCCGCAACTTGCGCCCCAGCGTGCTGGACGATCTGGGTTTGCTGCCCGCGCTGGAATGGCTGGTGTCGCAGTCCCGCACCCCCACCCGCTTGGAGGTGCAGGGCGCGGAGAGGCGGCTCAGCGGCTTTGCCGAGCTGACGGTGTACAGGGCAGTCCAAGAAGCGCTGGGCAACGTCGACAAGCACGCGCAGGCCAGCAGCGCCGCCGTCAGGGTGATGTTTCAGGCCGGTGAAGTGGATGTCAGCGTCAGCGACGACGGGCGCGGCTTAGACCGGGCCGAAGCGGAGCGGCAAACCCAGGCGGGTCACATGGGGCTGCTGGGTTTGCGTGAGCGGGTCGCACTTTCCGGCGGCGAACTGAGTGTGGAGAGCAGCGCCGGGCAGGGCACGCAGGTGCGCTTCGCGTTGCCGGGGTGACGTTTAGCCCCTTTCTGAGGGCGGCTCAGCCGCTAAACTTAAAGGATGAAGACCGCTGCTCCCCGTCTGATCGCCTCGCTGGTAGCGGGCCTTGCCACTGCCCTGATTCTCTACGGCGTCTTTTTGTCGGATGGACGGCCCTTTCCCTACCACAACCGCGTCCCCGACGCCGAGCTGGCCTTCAAGATGATCCCGCTGGAACTGCTGATCGGCCTACTCATCGGCTGGCTGGTGTATGGGTTGTTTGGCCGCCGCCAAGCCGCTGCGCCGCGCCGCGACATTCAGGAGCGGATGGTCTACCGTTTTGCTCACCGCCGGGGCGGAGCATTCACCCTGCCCGAGCTGGAAACCCAGTCGCCGCTCAGCGCTGAGCAGGCCCGTCAGGTGGTGGAAAAGCTCTTGGAGGCGGGCCGCCTGAGCCGCGAGGGCGAGACGTACCGTCTCAGCTAAACCGATATGAGCGCTCCCGACGCCCTGTTTGATTTGGCGATCAACCGCGCCGCCAATACCCTGCGTGGCCTGTCCACCGCTGGACGGGAATCGGCGCTTGGCGAGTGGCACGTCCGCACCCGTTTTGCCCGCCGCGTGCCGCTCAGTGAAGTGCGGCGCTGCCTAGAGACCCGGCCTGCTGGTGTGTGGCACTGGCAAGGCGGGCCGGAAGGCGGCTGGGAAGCGGGGAAGGGGGCGTTTCCTTAAGCTCCGTTGCCCTCCTCGGTCAGCTCGCGCAGCCGGGCGATCAAAGGCCGCAGCATCTCGCGCTTGAGTTTGAGCGCCGTGCGGTTGACCACCAATCGGGCGCTGGAGCGCATCACCACGTCGCGCTCCTCTAGGTTGTTGGCGGCTAAGGTGCTGCCGGTCTGCACCAAGTCCACCACCGCGTCAGCCAGTCCGGTGAGGCAGGCCAGCTCGATATTGCCGCTGAGCTTGATGACCTCGGCGCTCAGCCCCCGCTGCGCCAGATACTCGCGGGTCAGGCGCGGGTACTTGCTGGCGACCCGGCCAAGCGGCCCCGCCGCGCCCACCTCGCGGATGAGGCTCAGGCGGCAGGCGCTGAACTTCAGGTCCACCGGCTCGTAGACGCTGCGTCCGCTCTCGGCCAGCACGTCTTTGCCGACCACACCCGCGTCGGCCACGCCCAGATCCACGTACACCGGCACGTCCTGATTTCGCAGCTCCAGAACCTGCACGCCGTTCATATCAAAGCGCAGGGCGCGGCTTTTTTGTGGCAGATACAGTGGCAAGCCTGCCCGCGAGAGCAGGTCTATGGCCTCTTCAAAAATGCGACCTTTGGGCAGGGCCAGTGTCAAACCTGCCGCGCTGAACTCGGGAGCCGGATTCACGCCTTCACCTCAATCAGTTGCTCGCCGCGCACCATCCGCACGATGCCCCGCGCCGCCGCGTAGCGTTGCCAGTCGGCTGGGTCGTTTGTCCAGGCCCGCTCCGCCACCAAGCCCAGCGTTTGGGCGTAGTTCACTCCGGCTTCGTCGAGTGCCAGCACCGCTTCGCGCTCGGGGGGGAGGTGGCGGGCGGCCACTTCGGTGAGGCGCTCGAGGCCCACCGCGAAGCCCGCGCCGGGGAGCGTCTCACCGCGCCCGCCGTAGCGCCCGCCGCCCAAGACCGGCTGCGCGTGGCCCGCCACGTAAGCCCGGAAAGTGTAGCCGCTGTAATAGCCGTAGCGGCGGCTCATGCCCAGGTCAAACAGCAACCGCTCCGGCCCGAAAGCGGCGGCGATGGCCAAGAGATCATCAAGCGCTTGCCGTGCCCGCTCACCCAGAGGCAGGGCGCTGGCTTCACTCAGCACGTCCGGGCCGCCGTACAAGTCCATCACCCGGTAAAGCAGGTGGCCCAGCTCGGCGGGCAAGGCGTGGGCGCTCAGGCCCGCCGCCAGATCAGGGCCGCTTTTTCTATCCATCGCGTCGTGGAGAGTGTCGCGGGCCGCGCCGGTGATGCCCGCGTCTTCCAGGAGGCCGTCCACGAAGCCGGGGTGGCCGACTTCCAAGTGGGCGGCGACCCCCACCGCCGAGAGGGCCGACAGCGCCACTTCCAGCAGTTCAGCGTCGGCCTGTGGGCTGCGGACGCCCAGCAGTTCCACCCCAACTTGGGTAAATTCGCGCAGGTGGCCGAGTTCGCTGGTCTGACCGCGCAGCCACAGCCGCCCAGCGTATTGCAGCCGCAGCGGAAAAGGGCCAGCCGGAAAGCGTCTGTGGGCGAGCTGAGTAATGGCAGTGGTAAATTCGCTGCGCAGCGCCAGCACCGAGCCGCCTACATCAATCAGTTTGAAGGCGGTGGCGTCTTGCGGGTGGTCGTGGTTTTGAAATTCCAGCGTGGGCACGTCCACGCCCCGGTAGCCGTGCTGGGCAAAGTGGGCTGAAAGTTTGGAGCGCAGGTATTCGCGCCAGGCCCATTCGGGCGGCAACACGTCGCGGGTGCCTTCGGGAAGGGTCATGGGGTGTGGGTGGGGGAGA
This genomic interval carries:
- the hisG gene encoding ATP phosphoribosyltransferase, producing the protein MNPAPEFSAAGLTLALPKGRIFEEAIDLLSRAGLPLYLPQKSRALRFDMNGVQVLELRNQDVPVYVDLGVADAGVVGKDVLAESGRSVYEPVDLKFSACRLSLIREVGAAGPLGRVASKYPRLTREYLAQRGLSAEVIKLSGNIELACLTGLADAVVDLVQTGSTLAANNLEERDVVMRSSARLVVNRTALKLKREMLRPLIARLRELTEEGNGA
- a CDS encoding ATP phosphoribosyltransferase regulatory subunit is translated as MTLPEGTRDVLPPEWAWREYLRSKLSAHFAQHGYRGVDVPTLEFQNHDHPQDATAFKLIDVGGSVLALRSEFTTAITQLAHRRFPAGPFPLRLQYAGRLWLRGQTSELGHLREFTQVGVELLGVRSPQADAELLEVALSALSAVGVAAHLEVGHPGFVDGLLEDAGITGAARDTLHDAMDRKSGPDLAAGLSAHALPAELGHLLYRVMDLYGGPDVLSEASALPLGERARQALDDLLAIAAAFGPERLLFDLGMSRRYGYYSGYTFRAYVAGHAQPVLGGGRYGGRGETLPGAGFAVGLERLTEVAARHLPPEREAVLALDEAGVNYAQTLGLVAERAWTNDPADWQRYAAARGIVRMVRGEQLIEVKA